The region CGGCTTGCGACAGTTAGGCCGGGCTTGCGGCGCGAGCAAGTTTTCGACCGCGGCGGTCCAGATTACAGTGCGCGGCCACAGCGCATTGACGGCGATCTTCTGTTCAGCCAGTTCCGCTGCCATGCCCAGCACGCACATGCTCATGCCAAACTTGCTCATCGTGTAGGCGACGTGGCCGGCGAACCATTTGGCTTCCATGTTTAAGGGCGGCGCCAGGTTGAGAATGTGGGCGTTGTCGCTTTTAGCCAGGTGCGGAATGCACTTCTGTGAGCACAAGAACGTACCGCGCACGTTGACACCATGCATCAAGTCAAACCGCTTGATCGGCGTGGCGGTGGTGGGAGTCAGAGAAATGGCGCTGGCATTGTTGACCAGGATGTCGATACCGCCAAAATGCTGCACCGCTTGGGCAACGGCTGCCTCGACCTGCTCTTCATGACGGATGTCGACCGCCAGCGCTAGCGATTGTCCGCCAGCCTGCTCAATTTCCTTGGCGGCCGTAAAGATCGTGCCGGCCAGTTTTGGGTGTGGCTCGGTCGTCTTGGCGGCAATCACAATGTTCGCACCATCGCGCGCAGCCCGCAAGGCGATCGCCTTGCCGATGCCGCGGCTGGCGCCGGTGATAAAAATCGTCTTACCCCGCAGGCTGGGCATGGGACTCTCCGCGCGTTAGAGGTTGGAAATGTTCATTGCGGGCAATAACATTCGCGGCACGCCTCGACATCAGTGAGCGTAAGACCGCCCATCGCATTATCTCTAATTGTCAACGCGGTTCGGATCCCAGATCGTGGCCGCAATATACCGATCCGACTTGGGCTGGTCGTGATAGTAATACAATGTGACGACACGACCATCAGGACGTTGGACACTGCGTGGGTAGCCCACGTCACGTCCTCCGCCGTCGTCGCGTAGCACGATTTGCTTACCCCAGGTGCGACCGCCGTCGCCACTCAGGCAAGCCCGCATTCCGAATGGGGGCCTGCGATATCCGTACGTCAGACACACTCGACCATCTTTTAATTGGATCATGGCAGCAGGATTTCCCTCGCCTGTGTCTGGCACGGGAGTGCCCGCCGCCTGCCAGCTGCCGCCATCGTCGAGCGACCGATACAGGTCAATCCATTTCTTGTCCCCTTCATGGTGCCGCAAGGCTGTCAGAAGTTCCGCCGGCCCCAGCCGCACTGTAGACGGCATGATCGAGAATCCGGTCGGCTCGGACCCAATCCAGGACATGAAGTTCCATGTTCTGCCACTATCTTTTGTGCGCGCGCACAGAACGCGTCCCTCTTCACGATCCTGCTTGGCCGCCGTCAGGAATAGCTGGCAATCGTGCGGACCGTTGACCAGATAATCGGTTCGGGCGGCGATGTTTATTTCGGGATGCCCTACGAGCGCCAAACGAAACGGCCCCTGCCAAGAGTGACCACGATCCGTCGAATAAGAGAATCGCGATGGACCTACGTCAGCATCCGTCATCCGCAACGTCATGGCAAAATCAGGATGCGTGAAATCAACGTCGCCCGGGCATTCCTGCCAGGGCTTTTCGACGAGCCCCGGCGGTGTCACGCCATGCAGCGCCTTGCCGATCGGAATGAGCGCCCCCTTAGCCGCCGGGTTCTCGATCTTCCAAGTGCGACCGCCGTCGAGGCTGCGAGCCAATAAATGCTCCTCTGGCTTGTCATGGTCGATATTGTGCCGTTCAGGCCCAAGGTCCTTGTAATATCCCGCGCCAAAACCAACCAGTATCTCGTCCCCCCACGACCAGATACCGTGGTTGGCCGGCCAACCGCCAAATCGTCCCGGCACTCGATAGACGTCGACGTTCTCAACATCCAATGCCGCCGCATTACCAACGCAAGCTGTCAAAGTACAAATAATTAAGCTGAACGTTCGAGCAAGATATCTCATG is a window of Pirellulales bacterium DNA encoding:
- a CDS encoding NAD(P)-dependent oxidoreductase, which produces MPSLRGKTIFITGASRGIGKAIALRAARDGANIVIAAKTTEPHPKLAGTIFTAAKEIEQAGGQSLALAVDIRHEEQVEAAVAQAVQHFGGIDILVNNASAISLTPTTATPIKRFDLMHGVNVRGTFLCSQKCIPHLAKSDNAHILNLAPPLNMEAKWFAGHVAYTMSKFGMSMCVLGMAAELAEQKIAVNALWPRTVIWTAAVENLLAPQARPNCRKPEIMGDAAYCILTSDSATCTGNFFIDDDVLRQHGVQDLNQYATEPGHELQPDFFID
- a CDS encoding sialidase family protein; the encoded protein is MRYLARTFSLIICTLTACVGNAAALDVENVDVYRVPGRFGGWPANHGIWSWGDEILVGFGAGYYKDLGPERHNIDHDKPEEHLLARSLDGGRTWKIENPAAKGALIPIGKALHGVTPPGLVEKPWQECPGDVDFTHPDFAMTLRMTDADVGPSRFSYSTDRGHSWQGPFRLALVGHPEINIAARTDYLVNGPHDCQLFLTAAKQDREEGRVLCARTKDSGRTWNFMSWIGSEPTGFSIMPSTVRLGPAELLTALRHHEGDKKWIDLYRSLDDGGSWQAAGTPVPDTGEGNPAAMIQLKDGRVCLTYGYRRPPFGMRACLSGDGGRTWGKQIVLRDDGGGRDVGYPRSVQRPDGRVVTLYYYHDQPKSDRYIAATIWDPNRVDN